One genomic segment of Mycolicibacterium gilvum includes these proteins:
- a CDS encoding AMP-binding protein, whose translation MVETSIPALLRERASLQPDDTAYTFVDYEKDPAGIPESLTWPQLYRQVSNVARELRLCTSPGDRAVISAPQSLDYIVGFLGALEAGLIAVPLSVPQGGVADERVDSVLRDAAPTVVLTTSAVAGDVAAHVSARPGESAASVVEIDLLDLEAAGRSSFGFTDPDDQGIAYLQYTSGSTRSPAGVMISYKNLLTNVQQITTDYAVDVGGVAPPDMTVVSWLPFYHDLGLIMGVCTPVYGGYHTVLTSPLAFLERPARWMQMLADNSAAFSSAPNFAFELATRKTTDADMADHDLGDVFIIQSGAERVNPTTLKRFTDRFAAFNLDERVIQPSYGLAEATLYVATVRPGLPPAIVDFEPDQLSAGTATRSVNSGGTPLVAYDTPLSELSPTVRIVDPETRTECADGSTGEVWVHGDNVGLGYWRKPEDSERVFRATLVEPSAGTPEGPWLRTGDLGFISEGQLFIVGRIKDLLIVYGRNHAPEDIEATISEITKGRVAAISVPLDGVEQLVAIAEFKKRGDSAEQFTDATRDITSAISTAHGLSIADLVLVAPGSIPITTSGKIRRQSCAEEYRRNRFARLNS comes from the coding sequence GTGGTTGAGACATCGATCCCGGCGTTGTTGCGCGAACGCGCCAGCCTTCAGCCGGACGACACGGCGTACACGTTCGTCGACTACGAGAAGGACCCCGCCGGCATCCCGGAGAGCCTCACCTGGCCCCAGCTGTACCGGCAGGTGTCGAACGTGGCTCGCGAGCTTCGGCTGTGCACCTCTCCGGGCGATCGCGCCGTGATCTCGGCTCCGCAGAGTCTCGACTACATCGTCGGGTTCCTCGGCGCGCTGGAGGCCGGGCTGATCGCCGTGCCGCTGTCGGTGCCACAAGGCGGCGTGGCCGACGAACGGGTCGACTCGGTACTGCGGGACGCTGCGCCGACGGTCGTGCTCACCACCTCCGCCGTGGCCGGTGACGTCGCCGCACACGTATCGGCCAGGCCGGGGGAGTCAGCGGCGTCCGTCGTCGAGATCGACCTCCTGGACCTGGAGGCTGCGGGGCGGTCGAGCTTCGGGTTCACCGACCCGGACGACCAGGGCATCGCGTACCTGCAGTACACCTCCGGGTCGACCCGCAGTCCGGCCGGGGTGATGATCTCCTACAAGAACCTGTTGACCAACGTGCAACAGATCACGACCGACTACGCCGTCGACGTCGGCGGGGTGGCGCCCCCTGACATGACGGTGGTGTCGTGGCTGCCCTTCTACCACGATCTCGGGTTGATCATGGGCGTGTGCACGCCCGTGTACGGCGGTTACCACACCGTTCTCACCAGCCCGCTGGCGTTCCTGGAGCGGCCGGCACGCTGGATGCAGATGTTGGCGGACAACTCCGCGGCGTTCTCGTCGGCACCGAACTTCGCGTTCGAGCTGGCGACCCGCAAGACCACCGATGCCGACATGGCCGACCACGATCTCGGCGACGTCTTCATCATCCAGAGCGGCGCCGAGCGCGTGAATCCCACCACGCTCAAGCGGTTCACCGACCGGTTCGCGGCCTTCAACCTGGACGAACGGGTCATCCAGCCGTCCTACGGACTCGCCGAGGCGACGCTCTACGTCGCGACGGTCAGGCCGGGCCTGCCGCCGGCCATCGTCGACTTCGAACCCGACCAACTGTCAGCCGGCACCGCCACGAGGTCCGTGAATAGCGGGGGCACCCCACTGGTCGCCTACGACACTCCGCTGTCGGAGCTCTCCCCGACGGTGCGGATCGTCGACCCCGAGACCCGGACCGAGTGTGCCGACGGATCCACGGGCGAGGTCTGGGTGCACGGCGACAACGTCGGTCTGGGCTACTGGCGCAAACCCGAGGACAGCGAACGGGTCTTTCGGGCCACGCTGGTCGAGCCGTCGGCGGGCACCCCGGAAGGACCATGGTTGCGCACCGGTGACCTGGGCTTCATCTCCGAAGGGCAGCTGTTCATCGTCGGCCGGATCAAGGACCTGCTGATCGTCTACGGCCGCAACCACGCACCCGAGGACATCGAGGCGACGATCTCCGAGATCACCAAGGGCCGCGTCGCGGCGATCTCGGTCCCGCTCGACGGTGTCGAGCAGCTGGTCGCGATCGCGGAGTTCAAGAAGCGCGGCGATTCCGCCGAGCAGTTCACCGACGCCACCCGGGACATCACCTCGGCGATCTCCACGGCGCACGGACTCTCGATCGCAGATCTGGTGCTGGTGGCCCCGGGCTCCATCCCGATCACCACCAGCGGCAAGATCCGCAGACAGTCCTGCGCCGAGGAGTACCGCCGAAATCGGTTTGCCCGCTTGAACTCCTGA
- a CDS encoding lipoprotein LpqH: protein MLTRHLMVAVAGSALVLGVAGCSTPEPALGGTTATVSIDGDDTGGEHVVRCHQAGWSWFIETPEEDSGFVAVVSTGETVTAESVNFRGFGGFTGSFWADNIGDAEVTTDGGSFTISGTADGAFDDRPSEAVSATFRIEADC, encoded by the coding sequence ATGTTGACCCGACATCTCATGGTGGCCGTCGCCGGCAGTGCCCTCGTCCTCGGCGTTGCCGGCTGTTCGACCCCCGAGCCCGCGCTCGGTGGCACCACCGCGACCGTCTCGATCGACGGTGACGACACCGGCGGTGAACACGTGGTCCGCTGCCATCAGGCGGGATGGTCGTGGTTCATCGAGACGCCGGAAGAGGACAGCGGCTTCGTCGCCGTGGTGTCCACCGGCGAGACGGTCACGGCGGAGTCGGTGAACTTCCGTGGCTTCGGCGGATTCACCGGCTCCTTCTGGGCCGACAACATCGGCGACGCCGAGGTCACCACCGACGGCGGCTCGTTCACGATCTCCGGCACCGCCGACGGCGCGTTCGACGACAGGCCGAGCGAGGCGGTGTCGGCGACGTTCCGTATCGAGGCCGACTGCTGA
- a CDS encoding helix-turn-helix domain-containing protein translates to MRGWRQRRRLSQLELALDAGVSARHISFVETGRAKPSRAMVLRLAWVLGVPQRDQNRMLIAAGFAPAYTERPLDSPDMAAVRAGVARVLDAYEPFPCVVVSRGWWILQTNAGAGVLLDGVAAHLLERPNALRIALHPDGLAPRIGNLAQWRTHLIERLRREVAADGCAELSELLAEIESYPGGFEDSPDLGGVAVPLVLRIAGGRTLRFLSTVTTFGTALDLTAAELSVEAFLPADDATAALLR, encoded by the coding sequence ATGCGCGGCTGGCGGCAGCGTCGGCGGCTCAGTCAGCTGGAGCTGGCTCTTGACGCCGGTGTGTCGGCGCGCCACATCAGCTTCGTCGAGACGGGGCGCGCAAAACCCAGCCGCGCCATGGTGTTACGTCTGGCATGGGTGCTCGGCGTGCCCCAGCGCGACCAGAACCGGATGTTGATCGCCGCCGGTTTCGCGCCCGCGTACACCGAGCGACCCCTCGACTCGCCGGACATGGCCGCGGTGCGGGCGGGTGTTGCGCGGGTGCTGGACGCCTACGAGCCGTTCCCGTGTGTGGTCGTCAGCCGCGGATGGTGGATTCTGCAGACCAATGCCGGTGCCGGGGTGTTGCTCGACGGCGTCGCTGCGCATCTGCTCGAGCGGCCCAACGCGTTGCGCATCGCGCTTCACCCCGACGGGCTGGCCCCGCGGATCGGAAACCTCGCGCAGTGGCGCACCCATCTGATCGAGAGGTTGCGCCGGGAAGTGGCGGCTGACGGATGTGCGGAGTTGAGTGAGCTGCTCGCCGAAATCGAGTCCTATCCGGGCGGATTCGAGGATTCACCGGATCTGGGTGGGGTTGCCGTGCCTCTCGTGCTCCGGATCGCCGGCGGTCGCACGCTGAGGTTTCTGAGCACGGTGACGACGTTCGGAACCGCGCTGGACCTCACCGCCGCCGAGCTCAGCGTCGAGGCCTTCCTCCCGGCCGACGATGCGACTGCCGCCCTGCTGCGATGA
- a CDS encoding cytochrome P450: MATPTLPPGFDFTDPDLNRERLPVEELAELRRCAPIWWNEQPDGIGGFGDGGYWVVTKHHDVKEISKRSDVFSSEVKTALPRYPEGSTGEQIETGSLVLLNMDAPRHTHLRKIISRGFTPRAVERLRDDLNARAQNIAKTAASAGSGDFVEQVSCELPLQAIAGLLGVPVDDRKKLFDWSNQMVSDDDPEYAHYDNRNAATELIMYAMQLAAVRAEHPGEDIVTKLIEADVDGHKLSDDEFGFFMVLLAVAGNETTRNSITHGMIAFTEHPDQWELYKRERPVTAVDEIVRWATPVTSFQRTALTDYELSGVQIRKGQRVVMSYRSANFDEEVFEDPFRFDILRDPNPHVGFGGTGAHYCIGANLARMTIDLMFNAIADHMPDLSAIGTPDRLRSGWLNGIKHWQVDYSGQGCPVAHQVHQS, translated from the coding sequence ATGGCGACTCCGACCCTGCCCCCCGGATTCGACTTCACCGATCCCGACCTCAACCGTGAACGGCTGCCCGTGGAGGAACTCGCCGAGCTCCGTCGCTGCGCGCCGATCTGGTGGAACGAGCAGCCCGACGGCATCGGGGGGTTCGGTGACGGCGGCTACTGGGTGGTGACCAAACACCACGATGTCAAGGAGATCTCCAAACGCAGCGATGTGTTCTCCAGCGAGGTGAAGACGGCGCTCCCCCGGTACCCGGAGGGCTCCACCGGCGAGCAGATCGAGACCGGGAGCCTCGTGCTGCTCAACATGGACGCCCCGCGCCACACCCATCTGCGCAAGATCATCTCGCGCGGCTTCACCCCGCGGGCGGTCGAGCGGTTGCGCGACGACCTCAACGCCCGGGCGCAGAACATCGCGAAGACGGCGGCGTCGGCGGGCTCCGGCGACTTCGTCGAGCAGGTGTCCTGTGAACTTCCTCTGCAGGCGATCGCCGGGCTTCTCGGGGTGCCGGTGGACGACCGCAAGAAGCTGTTCGACTGGTCCAACCAGATGGTCAGTGACGACGACCCCGAGTACGCCCACTACGACAACCGCAATGCGGCAACCGAACTGATCATGTATGCGATGCAGTTGGCCGCCGTGCGCGCGGAGCATCCGGGCGAGGACATCGTGACCAAGCTGATCGAGGCCGACGTCGACGGTCACAAGCTCTCCGACGACGAGTTCGGATTCTTCATGGTGCTGCTCGCGGTCGCGGGCAACGAGACCACGCGCAATTCGATCACCCACGGCATGATCGCGTTCACCGAGCACCCCGACCAGTGGGAGCTCTACAAACGCGAGCGCCCCGTCACCGCGGTCGACGAGATCGTGCGGTGGGCCACGCCGGTGACCTCTTTCCAGCGCACCGCGCTGACCGACTACGAACTGTCGGGAGTGCAGATCAGGAAGGGCCAGCGGGTCGTCATGTCCTACCGGTCGGCGAACTTCGACGAGGAGGTCTTCGAGGACCCGTTCAGGTTCGACATCCTGCGCGACCCGAACCCGCACGTCGGATTCGGCGGAACCGGTGCGCACTACTGCATCGGCGCCAATCTGGCGCGGATGACGATCGACCTGATGTTCAATGCGATCGCAGACCACATGCCGGATCTCAGCGCGATCGGCACCCCCGACAGGCTCCGGTCGGGCTGGCTCAACGGCATCAAACACTGGCAGGTCGACTACAGCGGGCAGGGCTGCCCGGTTGCGCACCAGGTGCATCAGTCGTGA
- a CDS encoding molybdopterin-dependent oxidoreductase has protein sequence MSEQPNGWQASACILCECNCGIVVQVRDRTLARIRGDKEHPASRGYTCNKALRLDHYQNNPNRLTSPMRRRPDGTYEEIDWETAISEIADGFRAIAANHGGDTILYYGGGGQGNHLGGAYSGAFLKALGSHYRSNALAQEKTGEHWIDTHLYGNHTRGEFEHAEVAVFVGKNPWMSQSFPRARVVLNEIARDPGRSMIVIDPVITDTARMADIHLRVRPGSDAWCLAALAGVLVQEDLCDDAFLAAHVNGVDAVREVLREVPVAEYARRCGVDEALIRSAARRIAAAGSVAVFEDLGVQQSLNSTLCSYLNKMLWILTGNFAKRGAQHLHSSFAPLFRPGGVGRTPVTGAPIIGGLMPSNVIPEEILTDHPDRFRALIVESSNPAHSVADSAAVRRAFSELELLVVIDVAMTETARLAHYVLPAASQFEKVEATFFNLEFPHNTFHLRHPLMEPLPGTLPEPEIWARLMRALGVVDDAELAPLRRAAAQGLPAYTEAFLTAVSANPGLGKVLPFVLYETLGPTLPEGLSGAAALWGLAQKAALTYPEAVHRAGHADGNALFTAILDGRSGVTFTEHEYQDDFALISHPDRRIALEIPEMLADIRALADAADALTDDEFPIVLSAGERRAYTANDIIRDPAWRTRDPDGALRVSVHDAAVLGLVDGGRARITTAAGTAEATVEISEAMLPGHASLPNGFGVDHLRPDGESLSPGVAPNTLTSSARRDAYAGTPWHKHVPARIERVCADGLVGVT, from the coding sequence ATGTCCGAACAGCCCAACGGGTGGCAGGCGAGCGCCTGCATCCTGTGCGAGTGCAACTGCGGCATCGTGGTGCAGGTGCGCGACCGCACGCTCGCCCGCATCCGCGGCGACAAAGAACATCCCGCCTCGCGCGGCTACACGTGCAACAAGGCGCTGCGTCTCGACCACTACCAGAACAACCCCAATCGCCTGACCTCCCCGATGCGCCGCCGCCCCGACGGCACCTACGAGGAGATCGACTGGGAAACCGCGATTTCCGAGATCGCCGACGGCTTCCGGGCGATCGCGGCGAACCACGGTGGAGACACGATCCTGTACTACGGCGGGGGCGGCCAGGGAAACCACCTCGGCGGTGCGTACAGCGGAGCCTTCCTCAAAGCCCTGGGCTCCCACTACCGGTCCAATGCGCTGGCTCAGGAGAAGACGGGCGAACACTGGATCGACACACATCTGTATGGCAACCACACCCGCGGCGAGTTCGAACACGCCGAGGTGGCGGTCTTCGTCGGCAAGAACCCGTGGATGTCGCAGAGTTTCCCTCGGGCACGGGTGGTGCTCAACGAGATCGCCAGGGACCCGGGACGGTCCATGATCGTCATCGATCCGGTGATCACCGACACCGCACGGATGGCCGACATCCACCTGCGCGTCCGACCCGGCTCGGACGCGTGGTGTCTGGCGGCGCTCGCCGGGGTGCTGGTGCAGGAAGACCTCTGTGACGACGCCTTTCTCGCCGCACATGTCAACGGCGTCGACGCGGTCCGCGAGGTGCTGCGCGAGGTGCCCGTCGCGGAGTATGCCCGTCGGTGCGGCGTGGACGAGGCGCTGATCCGGTCGGCCGCGCGCCGGATCGCCGCCGCCGGCAGTGTCGCGGTGTTCGAGGACCTCGGCGTCCAGCAGTCGCTGAACAGCACGTTGTGTTCGTACCTGAACAAGATGCTGTGGATCCTGACCGGGAACTTCGCCAAACGTGGTGCGCAGCACCTGCATTCGTCGTTTGCGCCGCTGTTCCGGCCCGGCGGGGTGGGCCGGACACCGGTCACGGGCGCGCCGATCATCGGCGGCCTGATGCCCAGCAACGTGATACCCGAGGAGATCCTCACCGACCACCCCGACCGGTTTCGCGCACTGATCGTCGAAAGCAGCAACCCCGCGCACTCGGTTGCCGACTCGGCAGCGGTTCGCCGCGCGTTCTCCGAACTCGAGCTGTTGGTGGTCATCGACGTCGCGATGACCGAGACCGCCCGCCTGGCCCACTATGTGCTGCCCGCGGCGAGTCAGTTCGAGAAGGTCGAGGCGACGTTCTTCAATCTGGAGTTCCCGCACAACACCTTTCATCTGCGGCACCCGCTGATGGAGCCGCTGCCCGGCACGCTGCCGGAACCGGAGATCTGGGCACGCCTGATGCGTGCGCTCGGCGTCGTCGACGATGCCGAGCTCGCGCCGTTGCGCAGGGCCGCCGCCCAAGGCCTGCCGGCCTACACCGAGGCCTTCCTGACCGCGGTCTCGGCGAACCCCGGCCTGGGCAAGGTGCTGCCGTTCGTGCTGTACGAGACCTTGGGACCCACCCTGCCCGAGGGTCTTTCAGGGGCTGCAGCGCTGTGGGGGCTGGCGCAGAAGGCGGCCTTGACCTATCCCGAGGCGGTACACCGGGCGGGGCACGCCGACGGCAACGCGCTGTTCACCGCGATCCTCGACGGACGTTCGGGGGTGACGTTCACCGAGCACGAGTACCAGGATGACTTCGCTCTGATCAGTCACCCCGACCGCAGGATCGCACTGGAGATCCCTGAGATGCTCGCGGACATCCGGGCCCTGGCCGACGCTGCGGACGCCCTGACCGACGACGAGTTCCCGATCGTGCTGTCCGCGGGCGAGCGGCGCGCCTACACCGCCAACGACATCATCCGCGACCCCGCGTGGCGTACCCGTGACCCCGACGGAGCGCTACGGGTCAGCGTGCACGACGCCGCTGTGCTGGGCCTGGTCGACGGTGGCCGTGCGCGCATCACCACGGCAGCGGGCACTGCGGAGGCGACGGTGGAGATCAGTGAGGCGATGTTGCCCGGGCACGCGTCGTTGCCGAACGGTTTCGGGGTGGACCATCTCCGTCCGGACGGGGAATCCCTGTCCCCGGGCGTCGCACCGAACACGTTGACGTCGAGCGCTCGGCGCGACGCGTACGCCGGGACGCCGTGGCACAAACACGTGCCTGCGCGGATCGAGAGGGTGTGTGCCGACGGTCTCGTCGGTGTGACCTAA
- a CDS encoding TetR/AcrR family transcriptional regulator: MTTPRERMVVSAALLIRERGAHPTAIADVLQHSGAPRGSAYHYFPGGRTQLLCEAVDYAAEFMAERLSRASSSLEVLDDLFGYYRTQLQDSDFRAGCPVVAVAVESGDPDKPEQSAPVIERAAAALTRWSDIIEQRLIADGVPRADAAALAMLVLTSFEGAIVVARATRDLKPLDLVAGQLTSLIDARTGTRRK, translated from the coding sequence GTGACAACTCCCCGTGAGCGCATGGTCGTCTCGGCCGCGTTGCTGATCCGCGAGCGCGGAGCGCACCCCACGGCCATCGCCGATGTCCTGCAACACAGCGGCGCCCCCCGCGGATCTGCCTACCACTACTTCCCCGGCGGGCGGACGCAGCTCCTGTGCGAAGCCGTCGACTACGCCGCGGAATTCATGGCGGAGCGGCTCAGTCGGGCGTCCTCCAGCCTCGAGGTTCTCGACGACCTGTTCGGTTACTACCGCACACAGTTGCAGGACAGTGACTTCCGTGCCGGATGTCCCGTGGTCGCGGTCGCCGTCGAATCGGGCGATCCGGACAAACCCGAGCAGTCGGCGCCGGTGATCGAGCGCGCCGCAGCGGCGCTCACCCGCTGGAGCGACATCATCGAGCAACGCCTGATCGCCGACGGCGTGCCCAGGGCGGACGCTGCGGCCCTGGCCATGCTGGTGCTCACGTCGTTCGAGGGGGCAATCGTCGTCGCACGAGCGACACGCGACCTGAAACCCCTCGATCTCGTTGCGGGACAGCTGACCTCGCTGATCGACGCCCGGACCGGCACCCGACGGAAGTGA